The proteins below come from a single Tenuifilum thalassicum genomic window:
- a CDS encoding BrxA family protein, whose amino-acid sequence MKINTDINILGGLPDWSLIKYYYDINYDHRSGKEETTLKTEKSIRRFKRAIEETFLSFKNEKSKILFDSLIRNDGVSKDFLYFLFWNASVNNELLHAVNRNVYFEAFYSGRAALRIDEVFSYLNELKSTEPQLQKWTQSTINTTASKYLTLLKKFGLLEGKQTKSILHPFLNDKMFIIFIYWITAIEQGPNLLKSEWLKYGFMETELLLERLKKKSFTDYFNIYYTGDNLKIETKIEFGKLYETITRN is encoded by the coding sequence ATGAAAATTAATACTGACATAAATATTTTAGGCGGATTACCCGATTGGAGCCTGATTAAATATTACTATGATATAAACTATGACCATAGATCAGGTAAAGAAGAAACAACTTTGAAAACCGAGAAATCCATTAGAAGATTTAAAAGAGCGATTGAAGAAACCTTTCTTTCTTTTAAGAACGAAAAATCCAAAATTCTTTTTGATTCACTAATTAGAAATGATGGCGTTAGCAAGGATTTCTTATATTTTTTGTTTTGGAATGCTTCAGTAAACAATGAATTATTACACGCTGTAAACAGGAATGTTTATTTTGAAGCTTTTTACAGCGGCAGGGCTGCTTTGCGAATCGATGAAGTTTTTTCATACTTAAATGAATTGAAAAGTACAGAGCCACAATTGCAGAAATGGACACAAAGCACTATAAATACAACTGCTTCAAAATACCTTACACTGCTAAAAAAGTTTGGTTTGTTGGAAGGGAAACAGACAAAAAGCATTTTACATCCCTTTTTAAATGATAAAATGTTTATCATTTTTATTTATTGGATAACAGCAATTGAGCAAGGACCAAATCTACTTAAGAGTGAGTGGTTAAAGTACGGATTTATGGAAACAGAGCTGTTGCTGGAGAGATTGAAGAAAAAAAGTTTTACCGATTATTTTAATATCTACTATACTGGTGATAATTTAAAAATTGAGACAAAAATTGAGTTTGGAAAATTATATGAAACCATTACAAGAAATTAA
- the brxC gene encoding BREX system P-loop protein BrxC: MKIKEILTINLDEDIKNVIDLENISENEIKEEIENYIVTDGLAKEFADFISTYVSNIRETGVWISGFYGSGKSYFGKILGYLLNNQSILGTPARERILQRFTGISDEALVKNSLSGLDSVQSRVIFLDIAKQDTSKGFAYALFRNFLKALNLPQNEHGFILYQLMINDNNIDVENYVFEKLTADWNALKSKMLEYARAIKKIYIDKGNSEEDYNNILETIRRDIDSFDASKLKDQLQNYLEINKEEKLVFLFDEASEAINQGKFSLLDLEGVSEALSSLGNRVWTIAIAQEKLDDVINNSNVSKAQLTKVTDRFKTKIHLEATEVDQIIKSRLLKKTTTGIDALKDHFKKHSGQIADHSSLIGAGIVKTDNEDSYSTYYPFYKHQFDLMQNFLFGTKGYVSTKVAARGMIITTFDILRKEVKEEDLFRTVTGWQVAKQAQPSPPVRLVNRYDNAERILRENNSSISGRKLLETINFLSEAEVTPANIDNIIKSYINEPDQYHKVKADIEKALEELLEAKILLKSNGTYRITSDIEQRLLDEMNGYTVQGFVKKKKFVETLKQSELLKNINRIGDNGLSFDFYITTDNDDELTTPANKSLQLKIKSIYNISDNRNNDIETLKVQHQNDKDLIWLVPDNNTFSEIDKLIDEVERISYLEQKYTNPNSEEGKILMGFSTAKSEKQNRIKMLVENALKTGDLIYLFNTYKLTEETAVSFIQSQQRELLKNVFTKRLQSQLSDETAKAVIKEATDSRLHTYFHGDDFAFFDKQGNFIGENLKVAEEILYKIRNTFVDGKTLEMELEKPPTGYSFGTVMTTVAVLMRAGRVIAKYNGEDKFSWRDKGVIDIFSAAREFRKASFKAVSKSLSLQQKQEIAQFMLDIEAEKYIGRKIDYNTNDFELASAVRDLAKHFADKIGTLANSEKEFNKLFPDANADKDFLGEFTGPVSEANYIDKATGFLARKQEYLDAVNRTLKIEKFIRNKLPNVKQWKQFTEAVMDELQKAAKSDDTIQALVEQFNKDYSNNIVEKYGSLQQTAQQIKDRYHTLFSEAMSQCAAKYSELEKMANDLIAEINSLPAGLNEAAKAKAESLKQYAGQRSNNTIDLEFDVKDKISRFTYSEVLSFIDLYNSKKNELDILKAGLIKEKPQEPKPGQPPQPKTFVAKLPGRKLKVADYKNWLQQELQKIASADDDDEIIVE; the protein is encoded by the coding sequence ATGAAAATAAAAGAGATTTTAACAATCAATCTTGACGAAGATATTAAAAATGTCATCGACCTTGAAAACATCTCCGAGAATGAAATAAAAGAAGAGATTGAGAATTATATTGTTACGGATGGATTGGCAAAAGAATTTGCCGATTTCATCTCAACCTATGTATCCAATATCCGTGAAACAGGTGTCTGGATTTCCGGATTTTACGGTTCGGGGAAATCATACTTCGGAAAAATATTGGGCTATCTGCTGAACAACCAATCAATATTGGGAACTCCGGCAAGGGAGAGAATTTTGCAACGGTTTACGGGCATCAGCGATGAAGCGCTGGTTAAAAACTCCTTGTCCGGTTTGGATTCTGTGCAGTCAAGAGTTATTTTTCTTGATATTGCCAAGCAGGATACTTCCAAAGGCTTTGCCTATGCACTTTTTAGAAATTTTCTGAAGGCGCTTAATTTACCGCAGAACGAACACGGCTTCATTCTTTATCAGTTAATGATTAATGACAATAATATTGACGTTGAAAATTATGTGTTCGAAAAACTGACTGCCGACTGGAATGCCTTAAAATCAAAAATGCTGGAATACGCCAGGGCAATTAAGAAAATCTATATTGATAAAGGCAATTCGGAAGAAGACTATAACAATATTCTGGAAACAATAAGACGGGATATTGACAGTTTTGACGCTTCGAAGCTCAAAGACCAACTGCAAAATTATCTGGAAATCAACAAGGAAGAAAAACTGGTATTTTTGTTCGATGAAGCCAGCGAAGCGATTAACCAGGGGAAATTTAGTTTGCTCGATCTGGAAGGCGTGAGCGAAGCCCTCTCTTCTTTGGGAAACCGGGTTTGGACCATTGCCATTGCTCAGGAAAAACTGGATGATGTGATTAATAATTCCAATGTAAGCAAAGCCCAGCTAACCAAAGTTACCGACCGTTTTAAAACCAAAATTCACCTCGAAGCAACCGAGGTGGATCAAATTATAAAAAGCCGGCTGTTAAAGAAGACAACCACAGGCATTGATGCATTAAAAGATCATTTCAAAAAGCATTCCGGACAAATAGCCGATCATTCTTCATTGATAGGCGCAGGTATTGTTAAAACCGACAATGAAGATTCTTACAGTACCTATTATCCCTTTTACAAACATCAATTCGATTTAATGCAAAATTTTTTGTTCGGCACAAAAGGATATGTCTCTACAAAGGTTGCAGCGCGCGGAATGATCATTACCACTTTCGACATTTTGAGAAAAGAGGTAAAAGAGGAAGATTTATTTAGAACTGTGACTGGTTGGCAAGTAGCCAAACAGGCACAGCCATCTCCTCCGGTAAGATTGGTTAACCGGTACGACAATGCCGAAAGAATTTTAAGGGAAAACAATTCAAGCATTTCCGGGCGTAAGCTTCTGGAAACCATCAACTTTTTATCCGAAGCCGAAGTTACTCCGGCAAATATCGACAACATCATAAAATCTTATATAAACGAGCCCGACCAGTACCATAAGGTAAAAGCTGATATCGAAAAAGCTTTGGAAGAACTGTTGGAAGCGAAAATATTGCTTAAATCAAATGGTACCTATCGAATTACCTCCGATATCGAGCAGCGACTTTTAGACGAAATGAACGGATATACGGTTCAGGGTTTTGTGAAAAAGAAAAAATTCGTTGAAACCTTAAAACAATCCGAGCTGCTTAAAAATATTAACCGAATTGGCGACAACGGATTAAGTTTCGACTTTTACATTACCACCGATAACGATGACGAGCTGACCACTCCGGCAAACAAATCACTGCAACTCAAAATCAAGAGCATTTATAATATTTCGGATAACAGAAACAATGATATCGAAACGCTGAAGGTGCAGCATCAGAACGATAAAGATTTGATCTGGCTGGTGCCGGATAATAACACTTTCAGCGAAATCGATAAACTAATTGATGAGGTTGAAAGAATCTCTTATCTCGAACAGAAATATACCAATCCCAACAGCGAAGAAGGTAAAATTTTAATGGGTTTCTCAACTGCCAAAAGCGAAAAGCAAAACCGCATAAAAATGCTTGTGGAAAATGCGCTTAAAACAGGCGATTTAATATATTTGTTCAACACCTATAAATTAACCGAAGAGACTGCCGTTTCATTTATTCAATCGCAGCAAAGGGAATTGCTGAAAAATGTGTTTACCAAGCGGCTGCAAAGCCAGTTGAGTGACGAAACAGCTAAAGCCGTAATTAAAGAAGCAACTGATTCCCGGCTCCACACTTATTTTCATGGAGATGATTTTGCTTTCTTCGACAAGCAGGGAAATTTTATTGGGGAAAACCTAAAAGTTGCCGAAGAAATTTTATATAAAATTCGCAACACCTTTGTTGACGGAAAAACTTTGGAGATGGAGCTGGAAAAACCTCCGACAGGTTACTCCTTCGGTACGGTGATGACAACCGTTGCCGTGCTGATGCGAGCAGGCAGGGTAATTGCCAAATACAATGGCGAAGATAAATTCTCGTGGAGAGATAAAGGAGTAATCGATATTTTTTCAGCTGCCCGTGAATTCCGTAAAGCATCGTTCAAAGCCGTTTCAAAATCGCTATCCTTGCAGCAAAAACAGGAAATAGCCCAGTTTATGCTAGATATAGAAGCGGAAAAATATATCGGCCGAAAAATAGACTACAACACCAACGATTTTGAACTGGCAAGCGCGGTGAGGGATCTGGCAAAACACTTTGCCGATAAGATAGGCACTTTGGCCAACAGCGAGAAAGAATTTAACAAGCTTTTTCCGGATGCGAATGCCGACAAAGATTTTCTGGGCGAATTTACCGGTCCGGTTAGCGAAGCCAACTATATCGACAAGGCGACCGGCTTCCTTGCGAGAAAACAGGAATATTTAGATGCCGTAAACAGAACGCTCAAGATTGAAAAGTTTATCCGCAACAAGCTGCCCAATGTGAAGCAATGGAAACAGTTTACCGAGGCGGTGATGGATGAGCTGCAAAAAGCGGCTAAATCCGATGATACAATCCAGGCTTTGGTTGAACAGTTTAACAAGGATTATTCAAATAACATTGTGGAAAAATATGGCAGCCTGCAGCAAACCGCTCAGCAGATCAAAGACCGCTACCACACGCTTTTTAGCGAGGCGATGAGCCAATGCGCTGCCAAATATAGCGAGCTCGAAAAAATGGCGAATGACTTGATCGCTGAAATCAATTCACTGCCGGCAGGTTTGAACGAGGCGGCAAAAGCAAAAGCCGAAAGCCTAAAACAGTATGCCGGTCAGCGTTCTAACAACACGATAGACCTTGAGTTTGACGTAAAAGACAAAATAAGCCGTTTTACTTATTCCGAAGTGCTTTCGTTTATCGATTTATACAACAGCAAAAAAAACGAACTCGATATTCTGAAAGCCGGATTGATAAAAGAAAAACCGCAGGAGCCCAAACCGGGACAGCCGCCACAACCAAAGACATTTGTTGCAAAACTGCCCGGACGCAAGCTGAAAGTTGCCGATTACAAAAACTGGCTGCAACAGGAACTGCAGAAAATTGCTTCAGCTGATGATGATGATGAAATTATTGTGGAGTAA
- the pglX gene encoding BREX-1 system adenine-specific DNA-methyltransferase PglX produces the protein MKLAQHIDKIRELIERAYNNRLGRMGIAQGSISPAENIPAEYRADRQRMEKILATMTSETGKAEEGYEKLVEELTFTLFNRIAALKVMEAHTLIPEVITRREQQGGRSFSHSLWLEQHPEARNSDEEGLLPFFEEKLQELSAGIPLFSPQHPFHLLPTSIELLAIIDAFNAIEKDADVGADIWQSDDILGWLYESYNNYKKDTHKASGSKTEYNKVSIQSQVYTPRWVVQFLVDNSLGKLYLETFPDSNIKEKYKIAYAPAKRTREIKPLHEIKVIDPATGSGNFLLYAFDLFYDLYLDQIENYGADYDEDEIPKLIIENNLHGIDIDDRAVQLAQLGLYIKAKRKKRSIKIKRFNVVSSDFFLPDYEQVKHLFENGEKLKPELEKIVIDLWSDLQKAYKFGSLLRLQEKFSLQLHGLVKEEQGLNINLFTEQNLQSYEAFRQNFFGNLQKAIEHNKTKEGLNFLNTKTADAITFLRLLTQKYDVAVANPPYTDSSDFGPELKKFVEANYKKPHKFNTNLYAVFIKRNMELLDVDGKIGMIHPLTFMYIKSFEDVRKEILNHYHISILVEFGMGGLFPQNIFVDPAFYVLESNKLNEEKTIFISLDQYSNTFNQTRKKLFLSEAIDDFIANKPNKHLFLLDQEKLKIIDSWPFIYWISDAFREKFRGEVLEKYYHIAQGLITGNNERFLRFNWEIIITKELDNNFSFDFKWVKYAKGGPFNKWYGNLWLVVNWERSGEEIKNYFDSSGKLKSRPQNEKFYFEEGVTFSTTGSKGSTFRYLPKNSIFDGKGSSIFLKEKKDDIRYEFLLGLLNSKLSFYIVNCLNPTVETTIGDIKRIPFVRPTENIEKILSNLAQQNIAIKKQLCTYSLIEINFEQSPLTAFPGNSLQERALAYLNYENYELTKVLVNEAIIDELIYQVYELSPEDREQVEAKMGKSIGSLPVLPEALEAFKQKIEQENSPTKETVLQHLNALPTAEFEDEKIREIKEGFATLYQSNNDLEEFCKRHQVNPINVWYWFKEARILPSGRAKDMALEFLADTIRALLQQDDDGIIPLVGLPGEDALSQRLEHYCLQNGFTQAQFLQLDQLLGRPLNEYLEHHFFADLGDLLNVFRYLPKTPFIWHLSSGKYQGLELYTLIYKWNRDSLYKIKSKYIHDRKNNLEYRLLQLQDVNTAQAQNEKETIHFQLDEIEKFTKKIDELIAQGYDPKLDDGVGKNIAPLQAKGLLRAEVLKSGGKNSQLEKYLNADW, from the coding sequence ATGAAACTTGCACAGCATATCGACAAAATAAGAGAACTGATCGAGCGGGCATACAACAACCGCCTCGGCAGAATGGGAATTGCCCAAGGAAGCATTTCGCCCGCAGAAAACATTCCGGCCGAATACCGTGCCGACCGCCAACGGATGGAAAAAATTCTGGCAACGATGACCTCCGAAACCGGCAAGGCAGAAGAAGGCTACGAAAAACTGGTGGAAGAGCTCACCTTTACGCTGTTTAACCGCATAGCCGCCCTCAAAGTGATGGAAGCCCATACGCTTATTCCCGAAGTGATTACCCGCAGGGAACAGCAGGGCGGACGCTCTTTTTCCCATTCCCTATGGCTGGAACAGCACCCCGAAGCGCGCAACAGCGATGAGGAAGGTTTGCTCCCCTTTTTTGAAGAGAAACTGCAGGAACTCTCTGCCGGGATTCCTCTGTTCAGTCCGCAGCATCCCTTCCATTTGCTGCCCACTTCCATTGAACTGCTTGCCATTATCGATGCCTTTAACGCCATAGAAAAGGATGCCGATGTGGGAGCGGATATCTGGCAAAGCGATGATATTCTGGGCTGGCTCTACGAAAGCTACAACAACTACAAAAAAGACACGCACAAGGCAAGTGGCAGCAAAACCGAATACAACAAGGTGAGCATCCAGAGCCAGGTTTACACACCCCGATGGGTGGTGCAGTTTCTGGTGGATAACAGTCTGGGCAAGCTCTATCTGGAGACGTTCCCCGACAGCAACATAAAAGAGAAATACAAAATTGCCTACGCGCCCGCGAAAAGAACCCGCGAAATTAAACCGCTGCACGAAATAAAGGTAATAGACCCCGCCACCGGCTCGGGCAACTTTTTGCTCTATGCCTTCGATCTGTTTTACGATTTATACCTCGACCAGATTGAAAACTACGGTGCCGATTATGACGAGGATGAAATTCCTAAATTGATTATCGAAAATAACCTCCACGGCATCGACATCGACGACCGCGCGGTGCAACTGGCACAGCTCGGTTTATACATCAAAGCCAAACGCAAAAAACGCAGCATTAAAATAAAACGCTTTAATGTGGTGAGCTCCGACTTCTTTTTGCCCGATTATGAACAGGTTAAACATCTGTTTGAAAATGGCGAAAAGTTAAAACCCGAACTTGAAAAGATTGTAATTGACCTCTGGAGCGATTTGCAAAAAGCCTACAAGTTCGGTTCTCTGCTGCGGTTGCAGGAAAAGTTTAGTTTGCAATTGCACGGACTGGTAAAGGAAGAACAGGGACTAAATATAAATCTGTTTACCGAGCAAAATCTGCAGAGCTACGAAGCGTTCCGCCAAAACTTTTTCGGCAATTTGCAAAAAGCCATTGAGCACAACAAAACCAAAGAGGGGCTTAACTTTTTAAACACCAAAACAGCCGATGCCATTACCTTTTTGCGGCTTTTGACCCAAAAATATGATGTGGCTGTAGCCAACCCGCCCTATACCGACAGCTCTGACTTTGGACCCGAACTGAAAAAGTTTGTGGAAGCCAACTACAAAAAGCCCCATAAGTTTAATACCAATTTGTATGCGGTGTTTATTAAACGAAATATGGAATTATTAGATGTTGATGGGAAAATTGGTATGATCCATCCTCTTACTTTTATGTATATTAAATCATTTGAGGATGTTAGAAAAGAGATATTAAATCACTATCACATAAGTATTTTAGTCGAATTTGGTATGGGAGGGCTTTTTCCACAGAATATATTTGTTGACCCGGCTTTTTACGTTTTAGAATCAAATAAGTTAAACGAAGAGAAAACCATATTTATATCATTAGACCAATATTCAAATACATTTAATCAAACAAGGAAAAAGTTGTTTTTATCTGAAGCAATAGATGATTTTATCGCTAACAAGCCTAATAAACATTTGTTTTTATTAGATCAGGAAAAGCTGAAAATTATCGACAGCTGGCCCTTTATCTACTGGATCAGCGATGCATTTAGGGAGAAGTTTAGGGGGGAAGTTTTAGAAAAATATTACCACATTGCACAGGGTTTGATAACTGGAAATAATGAAAGATTCTTAAGGTTTAATTGGGAAATTATAATAACAAAAGAATTAGATAATAATTTTTCCTTTGATTTTAAATGGGTTAAATATGCAAAAGGAGGTCCATTTAATAAATGGTATGGAAATTTATGGTTAGTCGTTAATTGGGAACGCTCTGGAGAAGAAATAAAAAATTATTTTGATAGCAGTGGCAAACTAAAATCAAGACCACAAAATGAAAAGTTTTATTTTGAAGAAGGAGTCACATTTTCAACTACTGGGTCGAAAGGTTCTACATTCAGATATTTACCAAAAAATTCGATTTTTGATGGCAAAGGCTCTTCAATATTTTTGAAAGAAAAAAAAGATGACATTAGATATGAATTTTTACTTGGCTTGTTAAATTCAAAACTTTCATTTTATATTGTAAATTGCTTAAATCCTACTGTAGAAACAACAATCGGCGATATTAAAAGAATCCCATTTGTTCGACCAACAGAAAACATTGAAAAAATACTTTCAAATCTCGCCCAACAAAACATCGCCATCAAAAAGCAGCTCTGCACCTACAGCCTCATCGAAATCAATTTTGAGCAGAGCCCTTTAACCGCCTTTCCGGGCAACAGTTTGCAGGAGCGGGCGCTGGCTTACCTCAATTACGAGAATTACGAGCTTACCAAGGTGCTGGTAAACGAAGCCATCATAGACGAGCTCATTTACCAGGTGTATGAGTTAAGCCCCGAAGACCGCGAGCAGGTGGAGGCAAAAATGGGTAAATCCATCGGCTCTCTACCCGTGCTGCCAGAGGCTTTGGAGGCGTTTAAGCAAAAAATAGAGCAGGAAAACTCCCCAACCAAAGAAACGGTATTGCAGCATCTTAATGCTTTGCCCACTGCAGAATTTGAGGATGAAAAAATCAGGGAGATAAAAGAGGGCTTTGCCACCCTTTACCAGAGTAACAACGATCTGGAAGAGTTTTGCAAACGGCATCAGGTAAACCCCATCAATGTGTGGTATTGGTTTAAGGAAGCCCGTATTTTACCCTCAGGCAGGGCAAAGGATATGGCGCTGGAGTTTCTGGCAGATACCATCCGGGCACTTTTGCAGCAGGACGATGACGGCATTATTCCGCTGGTGGGCTTGCCCGGAGAAGATGCCCTTTCGCAGCGGCTGGAGCATTACTGCTTGCAAAACGGCTTTACTCAGGCGCAGTTTTTACAGCTCGATCAGCTGCTGGGCCGCCCGCTCAACGAGTATCTGGAGCATCACTTTTTTGCAGATTTAGGCGATTTGCTAAATGTATTCAGGTATCTGCCCAAAACGCCTTTTATCTGGCACTTAAGCAGCGGCAAATACCAGGGGCTGGAACTTTACACGCTCATTTACAAGTGGAACCGCGATAGCTTGTATAAAATCAAGTCGAAATACATTCACGACCGCAAAAACAATCTGGAATACCGCTTGTTGCAATTGCAGGATGTAAACACCGCCCAGGCGCAAAACGAAAAGGAGACAATTCATTTTCAGCTGGACGAAATAGAAAAATTCACCAAAAAAATAGATGAACTCATTGCCCAAGGCTATGATCCGAAGCTTGATGATGGCGTGGGTAAAAACATTGCCCCCTTGCAGGCAAAAGGATTGCTGCGGGCGGAAGTGCTGAAATCCGGAGGCAAAAATTCACAATTGGAAAAATATTTAAACGCTGACTGGTAA
- a CDS encoding PglZ domain-containing protein: MIDKWFIEDIDNQLAKRKRVVVLDPTRSYAFLIKLLQDKGYTVLHTDEKAAKEWQRVKDEMLLRYQAETDYADQNVVFYATRPKEQLSFIFDYCFTHGCVDFSQPVQWLKERLFAATGLQIMLESNLLLTAAKLSVGKTLEWWKKILQNLEDLISLEDELLPFLSNPVGYFANKDDDIKRLFEEKLFELLGQPYTQKPPQTLAKEVAHLIFTQLLNNDIKPELLAIYRKWVDSQTYSQSLKKYAEEYKIPADVNIWNVHPDHCFKQIDLCQLKEIAQNFRNRPFVGEKIQKLQERVKSRYARQFLPGWQNDLITLVSFDTKPLAGCSNIHKVVEFYTSSFYKVDRAIRNLYAEFINEEEIIRPIQEYYESLNSELLSHWFEYINEYKPNQAGYLADLFKQAQPKTAVIVGDGIRYEMAEYVSAQLSGSFQVSKEVMLAGVPSETEHNMSALYMQAGEIDKLQKNREKRLLELTGKEIVFKNLEALNYGETADYLVLTYKDIDSAGEKLQLGALKLFGEFEKVLVEKIELLIKKGYKVHLVTDHGFVLTGLLDEADKIEADVSGKAEIHERYIRTVEKQNKPNWVEFTEKYGDRNYVYVTKNHRPFKSVGVYGFAHGGLTPQEVIIPNFVFEKKQASVEGLKVVIQNKSELAEVVGENFGLKVKAAESTGDLFAASRKIQVILFTENKQFSQSNIAAIEAGKTISYEFSFDRNSVVKAVVIDAESKEQLDVVEIKKSSARDLDGLL; encoded by the coding sequence ATGATAGATAAATGGTTTATAGAAGATATTGACAACCAACTGGCAAAACGCAAACGCGTGGTGGTGCTGGATCCCACTCGCAGCTACGCCTTTTTGATAAAGCTTTTGCAAGACAAGGGCTACACGGTTTTGCACACCGATGAAAAGGCTGCCAAAGAGTGGCAGCGGGTAAAAGACGAAATGCTTTTGCGTTACCAAGCCGAAACAGACTATGCCGATCAAAATGTGGTGTTTTATGCCACCCGCCCCAAAGAGCAGTTGAGTTTTATATTCGATTACTGCTTTACCCACGGTTGTGTGGATTTTTCGCAGCCGGTGCAATGGCTTAAGGAACGCTTGTTTGCCGCCACCGGACTTCAAATTATGCTGGAGAGTAACTTGCTGCTTACAGCTGCCAAATTGAGCGTGGGCAAAACACTGGAATGGTGGAAAAAGATTCTGCAAAACCTCGAAGACCTTATTTCGCTGGAAGATGAGTTGTTGCCGTTTTTAAGCAATCCGGTCGGCTATTTTGCAAATAAAGATGATGATATAAAACGCTTGTTCGAGGAAAAGCTGTTTGAATTGCTGGGGCAGCCCTACACGCAAAAACCGCCTCAAACACTGGCAAAGGAAGTGGCACATCTTATTTTTACCCAATTGCTCAACAACGATATTAAACCGGAATTGCTGGCAATTTATCGCAAATGGGTTGACAGCCAAACCTACTCGCAGTCGCTCAAAAAGTATGCGGAAGAGTATAAAATTCCGGCAGATGTCAATATCTGGAATGTGCATCCCGATCATTGCTTTAAGCAAATAGATTTATGCCAATTAAAGGAGATTGCGCAAAATTTCCGTAACCGCCCCTTTGTAGGGGAGAAAATTCAAAAGTTGCAGGAGCGGGTAAAAAGCCGTTATGCCCGGCAATTTCTTCCCGGCTGGCAGAACGATTTGATTACCCTTGTTTCGTTCGATACCAAACCATTGGCAGGCTGTAGCAATATACACAAGGTAGTTGAATTTTATACATCGTCATTTTATAAGGTCGATCGTGCCATTCGAAACTTATATGCTGAATTTATAAATGAAGAGGAGATTATCCGCCCCATACAGGAGTATTACGAAAGTTTGAACTCGGAGCTGCTGTCTCACTGGTTTGAATACATAAACGAATACAAGCCGAATCAGGCGGGTTATCTGGCTGATCTATTTAAACAAGCGCAGCCCAAAACGGCTGTAATTGTGGGCGATGGCATCCGCTACGAAATGGCCGAATATGTGTCTGCTCAACTTTCCGGTTCATTTCAGGTAAGCAAAGAGGTGATGCTGGCGGGCGTTCCATCCGAGACCGAACACAATATGAGCGCCTTGTATATGCAGGCAGGAGAAATAGATAAGCTGCAAAAAAATCGCGAAAAACGATTGCTCGAACTAACCGGAAAGGAAATTGTATTTAAAAACCTTGAAGCGCTGAATTACGGTGAAACTGCCGACTACTTGGTGCTGACCTACAAGGATATCGACAGTGCGGGTGAAAAACTGCAGCTGGGCGCACTGAAACTCTTTGGCGAATTTGAAAAGGTGTTGGTTGAAAAAATTGAGCTGCTCATCAAAAAAGGTTATAAAGTGCATCTGGTAACCGATCACGGTTTTGTTCTTACCGGATTGCTGGACGAAGCAGATAAAATTGAGGCAGATGTAAGCGGAAAAGCGGAAATACACGAGCGCTACATTCGCACCGTGGAAAAGCAAAACAAACCCAATTGGGTTGAATTTACAGAAAAATATGGCGACAGAAACTATGTTTATGTGACAAAGAATCACCGTCCGTTTAAGTCGGTGGGCGTTTACGGTTTTGCTCACGGTGGTTTAACGCCACAGGAAGTCATCATCCCCAACTTTGTCTTTGAAAAGAAACAGGCTTCAGTTGAAGGATTAAAGGTGGTAATCCAAAACAAAAGTGAGCTTGCCGAAGTGGTTGGCGAGAATTTTGGTTTAAAAGTGAAAGCAGCTGAATCAACCGGAGACTTATTTGCAGCCAGTAGGAAAATACAGGTTATTTTATTTACTGAAAACAAACAATTCAGCCAAAGCAATATTGCCGCCATTGAAGCGGGTAAAACAATCTCATACGAATTTTCATTTGACCGGAACAGTGTAGTTAAAGCGGTTGTAATAGATGCGGAATCCAAAGAACAGCTGGATGTGGTTGAAATTAAAAAATCATCGGCAAGAGATTTGGACGGATTATTATAA